A region of the Gammaproteobacteria bacterium genome:
CGACATCGAAACCTGGAGGCTGATCAAACGGGAAAGTGGTAAATACTCCAGTTCCTACTACCTCGCTGCATTCGATGCCCAAAAGAATAGCGATGGCTCGATTGCGATGAAAGCCGAGGACCAAAAAGTCTATATAGCCTTATTTTGGCGAACTATCAGGCTAAGTTTCACGATAACCTTTCTTACCATAATTTTGGGTTACCCGATCGCCTACCTGTTATCGACCGTAAAAACCAAGACCAGTAATATGTTAATTATCCTGGTGTTACTGCCATTTTGGACCTCACTTCTGGTCAGAACCTCGTCCTGGATAGCGCTGTTACAAAAAGAAGGCGTGTTAAACGATATCCTGGTTGGTATCGGAATACTGGGTGACGATAATCGGCTGGCGATGATTCATAACGAAACCGGCACCGTTATCGCGATGACCCATATCCTGCTGCCGTTCATGGTTTTGCCGCTATTCAGCGTGATGAAAACCATTCCGCCAAGTTGGGTGCGAGCGGCACGATCGATGGGGGCAACCCCGTTTACAGCGTTTTGGCGCATTTACCTGCCCAATACCATCCCAGGTATCGGAGCGGGCGGTATCCTGGTTTTTATATTAGCCATTGGTTATTACATCACTCCGGCGCTGGTTGGCGGTACCAAGGGCACCTTGATCAGCAACTTTATCGCCTATCATATTTCAACATCTCTGAACTGGGGCCTGGCCGCCGCGCTTGGAACCATACTGCTGCTGCTGGTATTGGCCTTGTATATTCTGTACGACAAAGTTGTCGGCATCAATAATATGAAACTGGGGTAGACGATGGCCTTACCGATTCACGCCACACTAGGCGAACGCATCTGGCACTACTGCTTTTTAACCATCTGCGTATTAATATTCTTATTCCTGATATTTCCGATACTGATTATTTTGCCGCTATCGTTCAACGCGCAGCCATTTTTCTCTTTTACTTCGGAAATGCTCCAGCTCCAGCCAGAAGCATTTACCACCAAGTGGTACGAGGAATTTTTAAATAGCCGTAACTGGCAAGGTGCCGTTAGAAACAGTTTCATCATCGCTTTCTTTTCAACGATCATATCAACTTTCCTGGGCACCCTGGCCGCACTGGGACTGAGTCGGCCCGATTTCCCGTTTAAAACCACGATAATGGGGCTACTGATTTCGCCTATGGTGGTGCCGCTGATCATTTCCGCCGCGGGGATGTTTTTCTTCTATTCGAGAATCGGATTGCAGGGTACGCATGTCGGTGTCATATTGGCACACGCGGCCCTGGCAACTCCGTTTGTGGTGATTACAGTTACCGCCACGCTCACCGGTTTCGATCACAGTCTGACTCGGGCAGCTGCCAGCCTGGGATCTAACCCCACCCATACTTTCTTCCATGTCACCGTGCCGCTGATCATACCCGGCGTCATTTCCGGGGCGCTGTTTGCGTTTATTACCTCTTTCGATGAAGTCGTGGTGGTGTTATTCGTTGGCAGTTACAACCAGAGAACCATACCCTGGCAAATGTTTTCGGGAATCAGGGAGCAGATAAGCCCCACCATTATGGCAGTTGCTACCATATTGATTATGATATCAGTCGCATTATTGGTATTTTTGGAACTGATGCGCCGGCGAACTGAACGCCTACGCGGCATTACGCCCCACTAATCGGCAACAGAAAATCCTGTCTGGTGAACAACACCGGCGGCTATTAACTCATCGATTTCAGGCCACCACATACTCTCCGGGGGGTGCATAAATATTTTGTCGATAAACTCCGGTGCTACTCCCTGATTTACAAATATCGCCATGTCTTTGGCTTGTTCGTTGTCAACATTGATCGAGGGAATAAGGCTGTAGGTCTTGTACTGATGAAATCCCAGTCTCGCGTTCGTTCCCAGTGAGCGGGTAGTGCCGGCAACAAACGCTGTGGTGCAAGACGACAGGCATTGTTCCAGAGAAAAAGTTTGCAACTTGTTTTCCCTGATTAATCTTGCTAACCCCCTACCTTCGTATATCTGACCACCCTCACTATCGAGAATTATCCCCGTGACTCGTGGATGCCGGTCAATTAAATCCGAGACATTATTCGTGATGCCGATTTCGAGCGGGCCGCGCAAGTGAATGAGGGTATCTTGTTTGATCAAATCCAGTGAGTATTCAGGGATTGGTGGCTTGATTCGTTCGAGCGCCAGCTTTTGTTTATAAATTTGCAGAGACTGATAGGTCTCTAATGTCGAAATCAAAATTACCGCCAAACTCACGGCCACGGCAAATTGTGCTGCAAGCGCCCGCATCCGGCCGGTGTTCAATCTGATACGCGTAGCACAGGAGCGTAAAACGCCAACCACCTGCCAGGGATAAATGACCAACTTTACGACGATAAAGTAAACGATTACAGCGATCGTGACGGCAATTTCATCGACGATAAAGGGTGGGAATAGTAATCGCTCCAGCAGGCCAAGTAATAAAAACAACAGCACAAAATTAACCCAAAAGGCCTGGGTTAACGAGACCCTACCCTGCCAATGTTTCTTTATGTAATCTAATAAATAAGTTTTCACTAAAGCCCACAAATTCAGGACGTAGATGGTCCGACCATATAATCACCAGTCCGGGTTCCAGTCGTTTATACTACAGCGATTTGAAGTGAATGGGAGCCATACATTACCGTCTGGGACGGCCAGGTACTCGAAGAAGAATGGCCGGTATTACTCACAGGCGTACCAAATAAAGATGAGGCCAGGGAGTTCCTGGTTCATGCATCATCACCGGCGCAGCAAGCAGCTCTGACCAGGTACATCAATTACGGTCCGATGCGGGCATCTGCAATTGACATTATCCGCGACGGAGAACCATGGATTCATAACGGTAAAGACGTTTTCGAACACATACCGATCTGCCCAGAAGTTATGCCTCGCACAATTGTTGCCGATCCCGAATGGTGGGCCGACTATGGCGGATCCGTGGATGAGCGTTACACAGCCTGGATTAGCTCGCTCTAACAACAATGACAACCTTGTAAACCCCGGGTACTATTCGGATCGATACTTTTTGTCGCTACCGTCATGAGACCTCAGATCCTACCGAAAAGCCTACATCTTGTATTTGAAAAAATGTTAGCCGTATCGATATGAATACGGGTGACAGGGTGTACTACCTGTACATCGATAAAAACGGCACCCCGATAAAATTCGCCGCCATCGTGCTGGGGCTCGAGGCGGACGGTATCCTGATTCGCGTCGGACGTTACGATGTGCACAGCAAAGAAGTATCGACCTTTGAATCGGTC
Encoded here:
- a CDS encoding ABC transporter permease — encoded protein: MATAEAENELITTADGVPLKESLKKALWQRKKTALLLVAPLFLFVLITFLIPIFDMLIRSVDNSIAGEQFPNVVVEIRNWDLDSTELPDEATFQALIEDFKVGAKEKTISRLGRRLNYEQSGMSGLFRKTARKIKKLESWESAKAAMIAIDKDWGDIETWRLIKRESGKYSSSYYLAAFDAQKNSDGSIAMKAEDQKVYIALFWRTIRLSFTITFLTIILGYPIAYLLSTVKTKTSNMLIILVLLPFWTSLLVRTSSWIALLQKEGVLNDILVGIGILGDDNRLAMIHNETGTVIAMTHILLPFMVLPLFSVMKTIPPSWVRAARSMGATPFTAFWRIYLPNTIPGIGAGGILVFILAIGYYITPALVGGTKGTLISNFIAYHISTSLNWGLAAALGTILLLLVLALYILYDKVVGINNMKLG
- a CDS encoding ABC transporter permease; its protein translation is MALPIHATLGERIWHYCFLTICVLIFLFLIFPILIILPLSFNAQPFFSFTSEMLQLQPEAFTTKWYEEFLNSRNWQGAVRNSFIIAFFSTIISTFLGTLAALGLSRPDFPFKTTIMGLLISPMVVPLIISAAGMFFFYSRIGLQGTHVGVILAHAALATPFVVITVTATLTGFDHSLTRAAASLGSNPTHTFFHVTVPLIIPGVISGALFAFITSFDEVVVVLFVGSYNQRTIPWQMFSGIREQISPTIMAVATILIMISVALLVFLELMRRRTERLRGITPH